Proteins encoded within one genomic window of Nordella sp. HKS 07:
- a CDS encoding glycosyltransferase family 4 protein produces MSLTLPLPARKDRPPHCVIIVENLPVPFDRRVWQEANALKEAGWEVSVICPRNAQHPQSYEKIDGIAIHRHSLPVEARGKLGFLLEYGCALFHETRLLLKIALTRGFDVVQGCNPPDLIFLVAAPYKLFGKKYVFDHHDLCPELYAAKYGRHGFFHRLLLLAEKCTFKFADRVISANETYRDIAIERGGKAPERVTTVYSVPDRQKLRRVAPDAQLRAGAGVILGYVGIIADQDGVDHLVRMMHHIVCEGGRHGVRAVVVGDGPALASVRELATSLDVAEHVVFTGYLRGEALLAALSTFDIGIIPDPVNEYNDKISMNKVFEYSALGIPSVSYDLSETRRLLGAAGSFAKDATPRGLAEAALPLIDDKERRRHLGSEAGKLAEAKFNWTSEAEKYVAAYADLVPERAYA; encoded by the coding sequence ATGTCGCTCACACTTCCGCTGCCGGCTCGCAAGGACAGGCCACCGCATTGCGTGATCATCGTGGAGAATCTGCCGGTGCCCTTCGACCGCCGCGTCTGGCAGGAAGCTAATGCGCTCAAAGAGGCGGGATGGGAGGTTTCCGTCATCTGCCCGAGGAACGCGCAGCACCCGCAAAGCTATGAGAAAATCGACGGCATCGCTATTCACCGGCACAGCCTGCCGGTCGAAGCCCGCGGCAAGCTGGGCTTCCTGCTCGAATATGGCTGCGCCTTGTTCCACGAGACGCGACTTCTGCTCAAGATCGCGCTGACGCGCGGCTTCGACGTGGTGCAAGGGTGCAATCCGCCCGACCTCATTTTTCTCGTCGCCGCCCCTTACAAGCTATTCGGCAAGAAATATGTCTTCGATCATCACGATCTCTGCCCCGAGCTTTATGCGGCGAAATACGGACGCCATGGCTTCTTTCATCGGCTGCTGCTCCTGGCGGAGAAATGCACCTTCAAATTCGCCGACCGTGTGATCTCGGCCAACGAAACCTATCGCGACATCGCGATAGAGCGCGGAGGCAAGGCTCCTGAGCGCGTCACCACGGTCTACAGCGTTCCCGACCGCCAGAAACTGCGCCGTGTCGCGCCCGATGCGCAACTGCGCGCAGGCGCCGGGGTGATCCTCGGCTATGTCGGCATCATCGCCGATCAGGATGGCGTCGACCATCTCGTCCGCATGATGCATCACATCGTTTGTGAAGGTGGCAGGCATGGCGTGCGGGCCGTCGTTGTTGGCGACGGTCCGGCGCTTGCATCGGTGAGGGAACTCGCCACCTCGCTCGATGTGGCCGAACATGTGGTCTTCACCGGCTATCTGCGCGGCGAAGCGCTGCTCGCGGCGCTCAGCACCTTCGATATCGGCATCATTCCCGACCCGGTGAACGAGTACAATGACAAGATCAGCATGAACAAGGTGTTCGAGTATTCCGCCCTCGGCATCCCGTCGGTTTCCTACGATCTGAGCGAGACGCGCCGGCTCCTGGGCGCGGCGGGGAGTTTCGCCAAGGACGCGACGCCGCGCGGCCTCGCCGAGGCGGCCTTGCCCTTGATCGACGACAAGGAGCGCCGCCGCCACCTTGGCAGCGAAGCCGGCAAGCTCGCGGAAGCGAAGTTCAACTGGACGAGTGAAGCGGAGAAATATGTCGCCGCCTACGCGGATCTGGTTCCAGAGAGGGCCTATGCATGA
- a CDS encoding polysaccharide deacetylase family protein: MRRVSLIAVLSAVFLGSWTASGQAAQNCQGALPERVLSLSEAKITSFGTLQKLPPLPLEAGEYVLTFDDGPSYKTTPRILEELRAACLHATFFMVGQRALQQPFIARLVKARGHSIGNHTYSHRKLNQLPLAEATEEMKRGAKAIEWAVYGNRMTPVRLFRFPENAGTPDLLETAARLDMIVASYDISPEDWRNHPPAETMRRLRQRLNANDRGVIVMHDIQTNTVPLLPMVIDELKSRNAKIVHLVE; this comes from the coding sequence ATGAGGCGGGTTAGTCTGATCGCCGTCTTGTCGGCCGTGTTTCTGGGCTCCTGGACCGCTTCGGGACAGGCCGCGCAGAACTGCCAGGGTGCCCTGCCTGAGCGCGTTCTCTCTCTGTCGGAGGCCAAGATCACCAGCTTCGGCACCTTGCAGAAGCTGCCGCCCTTGCCGCTCGAGGCCGGCGAATATGTGCTCACTTTCGATGATGGTCCGAGCTACAAGACAACGCCCAGAATCCTCGAGGAGCTCCGCGCCGCCTGCCTGCATGCAACCTTCTTCATGGTGGGCCAGCGGGCATTGCAGCAACCCTTCATAGCGCGCCTGGTCAAAGCCAGGGGCCACTCCATCGGCAATCATACCTATTCGCACCGCAAGTTGAATCAGCTGCCGCTCGCCGAGGCGACGGAAGAGATGAAGAGGGGAGCCAAAGCGATCGAATGGGCGGTCTACGGCAACCGCATGACACCCGTCCGGCTTTTCCGCTTCCCCGAGAATGCCGGAACGCCCGACCTGCTCGAAACGGCCGCCCGGCTCGACATGATCGTGGCGAGCTACGACATCAGCCCCGAGGATTGGCGCAATCACCCGCCGGCAGAGACCATGCGACGGTTGCGTCAGCGGCTCAACGCCAATGATCGCGGCGTCATCGTCATGCATGACATCCAGACCAACACTGTGCCGCTGCTGCCCATGGTGATCGACGAGCTCAAGTCGCGCAATGCCAAGATCGTTCATTTGGTGGAGTAG
- a CDS encoding glycosyltransferase family 2 protein has protein sequence MGSEILFITTTDAAGGRTADLHRLMASITAAMGTRGWRMLLLVQRCMPGAVPLGLPDNVQIETMPHRVSLSQARNLLLGKAREQGWFARIPLVAFPDDDCWYPEGSLERVLNLFRIDRALDFWFCGYASAPASPLRALSMDMKQPSVFMVAAKASSNTIFLRSRVAEKIGGFDEELGVGTSNNGGEDTDYALRAFLSARKCRFVDQPLIGHRDHDPTLRSHYFRGSLIAIARHAAQRPTSLALLGRKLMVGGVLVATRRMSSQDFVSALRVAFSSKTGWSMAPRRSKRETA, from the coding sequence ATGGGGTCTGAAATCCTGTTCATCACGACGACGGATGCGGCCGGCGGCCGAACCGCCGATCTCCACCGACTAATGGCGTCGATCACCGCGGCAATGGGCACGCGCGGCTGGCGCATGCTGCTGCTCGTCCAGCGCTGCATGCCGGGTGCCGTCCCGCTGGGTCTCCCCGACAATGTGCAGATCGAGACCATGCCGCATCGCGTATCGCTTTCGCAGGCGCGCAATCTTCTGCTCGGCAAGGCGCGCGAGCAGGGATGGTTTGCCCGTATACCGCTTGTCGCTTTCCCCGACGATGACTGCTGGTATCCGGAGGGATCGCTCGAGCGGGTGCTCAATCTCTTCCGCATCGACCGGGCGCTCGATTTCTGGTTCTGCGGCTATGCGTCGGCGCCGGCGTCGCCGCTGCGTGCCTTGTCGATGGATATGAAGCAGCCTTCGGTCTTTATGGTTGCGGCCAAGGCCTCGTCCAACACCATCTTCCTGCGCAGCCGCGTCGCCGAGAAGATCGGCGGGTTCGACGAGGAGCTGGGGGTCGGCACGAGCAACAATGGCGGCGAGGACACGGACTATGCGCTGCGCGCCTTCTTGTCCGCGCGCAAATGCCGTTTCGTGGACCAGCCGCTGATCGGACATCGTGACCACGATCCGACACTCAGGTCGCATTATTTCCGCGGCAGCCTGATCGCCATCGCCCGTCATGCCGCGCAGCGCCCGACGAGTCTCGCGCTGCTCGGCCGCAAGCTCATGGTGGGCGGCGTGCTGGTGGCGACACGGCGCATGTCGTCGCAGGATTTTGTCAGCGCGTTGCGGGTCGCCTTCTCCTCCAAGACCGGCTGGTCCATGGCACCACGCCGCTCGAAAAGGGAGACCGCCTGA
- a CDS encoding sugar transferase: protein MNAESASASSGFDTTLLSKSNVINGSVVKRWIDVLIASLAIIVLLPVGLLVALAIKIESPGPILFWQQRYGRNRSSFYICKFRSMTVAESKGDFTQASRNDTRVTRVGKFLRSTSLDELPQLYNVLRGEMSLVGPRPHAIAMDDAFAEVISNFNDRHLVRPGLTGLAQVSGFRGPTEALEHIQYRVHHDRLYISKWSVLLDMKILVRTFFALTGPNAV from the coding sequence GTGAACGCCGAGTCGGCGTCCGCATCCTCAGGCTTCGACACTACACTGCTGAGCAAGTCGAATGTGATCAACGGATCTGTCGTCAAGCGATGGATCGATGTGCTGATCGCTTCGCTCGCGATTATAGTTCTGCTGCCTGTCGGACTCCTCGTCGCGCTCGCGATCAAGATCGAGTCGCCGGGACCGATTCTCTTCTGGCAGCAGCGATACGGAAGGAATCGCTCTTCCTTCTATATCTGCAAGTTTCGCAGCATGACGGTCGCCGAATCGAAAGGCGACTTCACGCAGGCGAGCCGCAATGACACGCGCGTCACGCGCGTAGGAAAATTCCTGCGCAGCACCAGTCTCGACGAACTGCCGCAGCTCTACAATGTGCTGCGCGGCGAGATGTCCCTGGTGGGGCCGCGCCCGCATGCGATCGCGATGGACGACGCATTCGCCGAGGTGATCAGCAACTTCAACGATCGCCATCTGGTGCGCCCCGGTTTGACCGGCCTGGCGCAGGTATCAGGCTTTCGCGGGCCTACCGAGGCCCTGGAACACATCCAATATAGAGTGCATCACGACCGTCTCTACATCAGCAAGTGGTCGGTTCTTCTCGACATGAAGATCCTGGTCCGCACCTTCTTTGCTCTGACCGGACCCAACGCCGTTTAG
- a CDS encoding serine hydrolase, with amino-acid sequence MRLILCLVLSLVAAAQAGAEPAEQWLKADETAMTRTISGLVQVYSIREKPTALMVVEGDKIIASWGALDRKINVASVRKSLLSALYGIAIAEHRISLTSTLADLRIDDKKPSLNEAEKQATVRDLLTSRSGIYHLAAHETREIKSNRPARGSHAPGTYWFYNNWDFNALGAIYRKETGEDIFASFATRIARPIGMEDFSKRDGRYAFEKVSVYPAYPFQLTARDAARFGLLFANGGRWNGRQVIPAAWVRESTWAHARTNRGNRGYGYMWWELSSEPWGRGGAYAAGFGGQIIAFLPAKKLVLVQTVDLRANPKGIRTSAVIELMKEIAAALPE; translated from the coding sequence ATGCGTTTGATTCTCTGTCTGGTTTTGAGTCTCGTGGCCGCCGCCCAGGCGGGCGCCGAACCGGCGGAACAATGGCTTAAGGCCGATGAGACGGCCATGACGCGGACGATATCCGGCCTAGTCCAGGTTTACTCCATCCGGGAAAAGCCGACCGCCCTCATGGTCGTGGAGGGCGACAAGATCATCGCCAGCTGGGGTGCGCTCGATCGCAAGATCAACGTGGCTTCGGTCCGCAAGAGCCTGTTGAGCGCGCTTTATGGCATCGCCATTGCCGAACATCGCATCAGCCTGACGAGCACGCTCGCCGATTTGCGCATCGACGACAAGAAACCGTCTCTGAATGAGGCAGAGAAGCAGGCTACGGTGCGCGATCTCCTGACATCCCGCTCGGGCATTTATCACCTGGCCGCCCATGAGACCCGCGAGATCAAATCAAATCGCCCTGCCCGCGGCAGCCACGCCCCTGGCACGTACTGGTTCTACAACAACTGGGATTTCAATGCCCTCGGCGCGATATACCGTAAGGAAACGGGTGAGGACATCTTCGCGAGCTTCGCCACGCGCATCGCCCGCCCGATCGGCATGGAGGATTTCTCCAAGCGCGACGGGCGATATGCCTTTGAAAAGGTATCGGTGTATCCGGCCTATCCGTTTCAGCTCACAGCGCGAGATGCCGCCCGCTTCGGCCTGCTCTTCGCCAATGGGGGGCGCTGGAACGGCAGGCAGGTCATTCCTGCCGCCTGGGTGCGCGAATCCACGTGGGCGCATGCGCGCACTAATCGCGGCAACCGCGGCTACGGCTACATGTGGTGGGAGCTTTCTTCGGAGCCGTGGGGCAGGGGCGGAGCCTATGCCGCGGGCTTCGGCGGCCAGATCATCGCCTTTCTCCCGGCGAAGAAGCTGGTTCTTGTGCAGACCGTCGACCTGCGCGCCAATCCCAAGGGCATTCGCACATCCGCCGTCATCGAACTGATGAAAGAGATCGCCGCGGCGCTCCCGGAGTGA
- a CDS encoding polysaccharide pyruvyl transferase family protein, with the protein MTESASKIPHAAVMDELKHKLDLIRDVIPLSRPVVFLDYPMHGNVGDLLIHAGTDRFFAVNGYEVIGRFSIHEFCLTHRPDRPIAYFKESVRRLDALVRRGVTIVFQGGGNLGDLYRDHQMFRELVIARYPETPIVILPQSIHFQAPESRAATARIFAAHRQLYVFARDRESLGYLREECGNPASLMPDMAHALWGSLPRQDGSKTGTLHFRRRDKEAKLNAEEPVESFDWDDVTSAVDRGMIRLLRKMQSLDLPTRHVVANHVLWNSYRDRLLRRSVARVGQYCRLVTDRLHGMILGALLDMPVICEDNSYGKLGRYYSEWFKASDRIEHREQRKTPPAPSVSRSPESEMGALREYGV; encoded by the coding sequence TTGACCGAAAGCGCTTCGAAGATTCCCCACGCCGCCGTCATGGACGAGCTCAAGCATAAGCTCGATCTCATCCGTGACGTCATCCCGCTGAGCCGCCCGGTCGTCTTTCTCGACTATCCCATGCATGGCAATGTCGGGGATCTCCTGATCCATGCCGGCACCGATCGGTTCTTCGCGGTGAATGGCTATGAGGTGATCGGCCGCTTCAGCATCCATGAATTCTGTCTGACTCATCGCCCCGACCGGCCGATCGCTTATTTCAAGGAGTCGGTGCGGCGTCTCGATGCTCTGGTGAGGAGGGGTGTCACCATCGTATTCCAGGGAGGCGGCAATCTCGGCGACCTCTACCGCGATCACCAGATGTTCCGCGAACTGGTCATCGCCCGTTATCCCGAGACGCCGATCGTGATCCTGCCGCAATCCATCCATTTCCAGGCGCCGGAGAGCCGCGCCGCGACGGCCAGGATCTTCGCCGCCCATCGCCAGCTTTATGTTTTCGCCCGCGACCGGGAGTCTCTGGGCTATCTGCGTGAGGAGTGCGGCAATCCCGCCTCCCTCATGCCCGACATGGCGCATGCTCTGTGGGGCAGCCTGCCGCGCCAGGACGGCAGCAAGACCGGCACACTGCATTTCCGCCGGCGCGACAAGGAGGCGAAGCTCAATGCCGAGGAGCCGGTGGAGAGCTTCGATTGGGATGATGTGACCTCCGCCGTCGATCGCGGCATGATCCGTCTCCTGCGCAAGATGCAGTCGCTCGATCTCCCCACCAGGCATGTGGTGGCGAACCATGTGCTGTGGAACAGCTATCGTGACCGCCTGTTGCGCCGCTCGGTTGCCCGCGTCGGGCAATATTGCCGTCTCGTCACCGACAGGCTGCACGGCATGATCCTCGGCGCGCTGCTCGATATGCCCGTCATCTGTGAGGACAACAGCTACGGCAAGCTCGGCCGCTATTATTCGGAATGGTTCAAGGCATCCGACCGCATCGAACATCGTGAGCAGCGTAAGACGCCGCCGGCACCGTCAGTATCGAGATCGCCGGAATCAGAAATGGGAGCTTTGAGGGAATATGGGGTCTGA
- a CDS encoding DeoR/GlpR family DNA-binding transcription regulator yields MPQRDPIARQTRLVESLARRGFMSVADIAEETGVSEITIRRDLTELERSGTIRRTHGGALIARNGAAKIYDIREPTFEARRRRNSDAKIRIAQAAAHFARPGHTIALDTGSTTLELTRFLADVADLRIITNNTRAAGLLAEAPHPVYLPGGRVRGRELSIYGSSAASFVASYHYDILYLGLSGIDETGLFDYSPEDCEIKRAFIQRSDQVVALCDASKFNRQAMARIAGLGEIHVIIVDAPPPEELRRAIESTGAKIVVAPPSSG; encoded by the coding sequence ATGCCGCAGCGCGATCCGATTGCCCGCCAAACGCGCCTGGTTGAAAGCCTTGCCCGTCGCGGTTTTATGAGTGTTGCCGATATCGCCGAAGAGACCGGCGTTTCGGAGATCACCATCAGACGCGATCTGACCGAACTCGAGCGCAGCGGGACGATCCGGCGCACCCATGGCGGAGCGCTCATCGCGCGCAACGGCGCCGCCAAAATCTATGACATCAGGGAGCCGACCTTCGAGGCGCGGCGCCGGCGCAACAGCGACGCCAAGATCCGCATCGCCCAAGCGGCTGCGCATTTCGCCAGGCCCGGCCATACGATCGCGCTCGACACCGGCTCGACGACGCTCGAGCTCACCCGCTTCCTCGCCGATGTCGCCGACCTGCGGATCATCACCAACAATACACGCGCAGCGGGCCTCCTCGCCGAGGCCCCCCACCCTGTCTATCTGCCGGGCGGCCGGGTGCGCGGGCGCGAATTGTCGATCTATGGCTCGAGTGCGGCGAGCTTCGTCGCCTCCTACCATTATGACATCCTGTACCTTGGGCTCTCGGGAATAGACGAGACCGGTCTGTTCGACTATTCGCCGGAGGACTGCGAGATCAAGCGCGCCTTCATCCAACGCTCGGACCAGGTGGTGGCGCTGTGCGACGCGAGCAAGTTCAACCGCCAGGCCATGGCGCGCATCGCCGGGCTTGGTGAGATCCACGTCATCATCGTCGATGCACCGCCGCCGGAGGAGCTGCGCCGGGCGATCGAAAGCACCGGCGCGAAGATCGTCGTGGCGCCTCCCTCGTCGGGTTGA
- a CDS encoding sugar ABC transporter substrate-binding protein: MLKNWLLAAALATGLSGPAFAETVNILMEGVPDTEYVKTLLPEFKKETGIDVNLEVVNYAEMHTKLVPQLVAPTGSYSAIVVDFYWVGEFTKAGWLQPLDERIKADKFDTSVYVPKLMDLVGQVDGTTYMLPFYNYAMGLLYRKDLLADEKNNTDFKAKYGFDLDVPKTWDEYLKQVEFFTKDGINGVVNQGLRPDPIAMEWSNYLFANGGEYHDANWKPTLKTEAGVKAVEQYATNVNKFGPIGSASFSFDEAFNVMAQGKAYSYITYNFFRAATDDPTKSAVVGKVEIMPVPGPEAGKGGSLNGAWGWAIPKSSPNADAAWKFLQWVESPAIAKKRALQGGSPTRTDVFDDAEVNAKYPYAKALKEMLLTSHNFPVFTYTPQLVEVLGRELSLAVAGEKKPADALTAIEAEMAELAKKDGKLK; encoded by the coding sequence ATGTTGAAGAATTGGCTCTTGGCCGCGGCACTGGCGACGGGACTTTCGGGTCCGGCTTTTGCCGAAACCGTGAACATCCTGATGGAGGGCGTCCCGGATACCGAATATGTGAAGACGCTCCTGCCCGAGTTCAAGAAGGAAACGGGCATCGACGTCAATCTGGAAGTCGTCAATTACGCCGAGATGCATACCAAGCTGGTTCCGCAGCTCGTCGCTCCCACCGGCAGCTATTCCGCCATCGTGGTCGATTTCTACTGGGTCGGCGAGTTCACCAAGGCCGGCTGGCTGCAGCCGCTCGATGAGCGCATCAAGGCCGATAAATTCGACACCTCCGTCTATGTGCCGAAGCTCATGGATCTCGTAGGCCAAGTCGACGGCACGACCTACATGCTGCCTTTCTACAATTATGCGATGGGTCTTCTCTATCGCAAGGATCTCCTGGCGGACGAGAAGAACAATACGGATTTCAAGGCGAAATACGGATTTGATCTCGACGTGCCGAAGACCTGGGACGAGTATCTCAAGCAGGTGGAGTTCTTCACCAAGGACGGTATCAACGGCGTGGTTAATCAGGGCCTCAGGCCTGATCCGATCGCCATGGAATGGTCGAATTATCTCTTCGCCAATGGCGGCGAATATCACGATGCCAACTGGAAACCGACGCTCAAAACGGAAGCGGGCGTCAAGGCGGTCGAGCAATATGCGACCAATGTCAACAAATTCGGGCCTATAGGTTCGGCGAGCTTCTCCTTCGATGAAGCCTTCAACGTGATGGCGCAGGGCAAGGCCTATAGCTACATCACCTACAATTTCTTCCGCGCCGCGACCGATGATCCGACGAAATCCGCTGTCGTGGGCAAGGTCGAGATCATGCCGGTGCCGGGGCCGGAGGCGGGCAAAGGCGGCAGCCTGAACGGCGCCTGGGGCTGGGCCATTCCGAAATCGAGTCCCAATGCGGACGCGGCCTGGAAGTTCCTCCAATGGGTAGAAAGCCCGGCGATCGCCAAGAAGCGCGCGCTGCAGGGCGGTTCGCCAACCCGCACCGACGTCTTCGACGATGCCGAGGTCAACGCCAAATATCCCTATGCCAAGGCCCTGAAGGAGATGCTGCTGACCAGCCACAATTTCCCCGTCTTCACCTACACGCCGCAGCTCGTCGAGGTGCTGGGCCGCGAGCTGAGCCTCGCGGTGGCGGGCGAGAAGAAGCCGGCCGACGCGCTCACCGCGATCGAGGCGGAAATGGCAGAGCTCGCCAAGAAGGACGGCAAGCTCAAGTAA
- a CDS encoding ABC transporter ATP-binding protein: MASISLTNVHKFYPNGYAAVRDVSLDIRDGEFMILLGPSGCGKSTTLRMIAGLETISAGDLHIGGARMNDIDPADRDIAIVFQNYALYPHMTVIDNLSFGLRLRGVERAVIDRRVANIADMLGIAELLARKPAQLSGGQRQRVALGRALVREPKAFLLDEPLSNLDAKLRSAMRTELIKLHRALGTTIVHVTHDQVEAMTMGERICIMKDGVIVQVGAPMEVYRNPVNTFVAGFLASPPMNLLRGRLASADLSLGNAVLTLPPPLVQAFAGHSGREVIVGLRPEDLHLKADAAPLTRPIEVNAVATEVLGPEVILVASVSGAPGIEIHIRCPRDFRAAPGEAVTFHYDVSQLQLFDPETTYALKRPVQI; the protein is encoded by the coding sequence ATGGCATCGATTTCGCTCACAAACGTCCACAAGTTCTATCCCAACGGCTATGCCGCGGTCCGCGACGTCTCGCTCGACATCAGGGACGGCGAGTTCATGATCCTGCTCGGACCGTCGGGCTGCGGCAAGTCGACGACCCTGCGCATGATCGCGGGGCTCGAGACGATTTCGGCGGGTGATCTCCATATCGGCGGCGCGCGCATGAACGATATCGATCCGGCCGACCGCGACATTGCCATCGTCTTCCAGAACTATGCGCTCTATCCGCATATGACGGTGATCGACAATCTCTCCTTCGGCTTGCGGCTGCGCGGCGTCGAGCGCGCCGTCATCGACCGGCGCGTCGCCAATATCGCCGATATGCTGGGCATCGCCGAGCTCCTGGCGCGCAAGCCCGCGCAATTGTCGGGAGGCCAGCGCCAGCGTGTGGCGCTCGGCCGCGCTTTGGTGCGCGAGCCCAAGGCCTTCCTGCTCGACGAGCCGCTTTCCAACCTCGACGCCAAGCTGCGCAGCGCCATGCGCACGGAGCTCATCAAGCTGCACCGCGCGCTGGGCACAACGATCGTCCATGTGACTCATGACCAGGTCGAGGCCATGACCATGGGCGAGCGCATCTGCATCATGAAGGACGGCGTCATCGTGCAGGTCGGCGCGCCCATGGAGGTCTATCGCAATCCGGTCAATACCTTCGTCGCCGGCTTCCTGGCGAGCCCGCCGATGAATCTCTTGCGCGGAAGGCTCGCATCGGCCGATCTGTCGCTTGGTAATGCTGTGCTAACTCTGCCGCCCCCGCTCGTCCAGGCCTTTGCCGGTCATTCGGGACGAGAGGTCATCGTCGGATTGCGGCCCGAGGATCTGCATCTGAAGGCCGATGCGGCGCCGCTGACGAGACCGATCGAGGTTAACGCCGTCGCAACGGAAGTGCTGGGCCCCGAGGTCATTCTCGTGGCCAGTGTCAGCGGAGCACCGGGGATAGAGATCCATATTCGCTGCCCGCGCGACTTCCGCGCCGCCCCGGGCGAAGCTGTGACCTTCCATTATGATGTGTCTCAGCTTCAGCTCTTTGACCCAGAGACAACATACGCGCTCAAGCGTCCCGTCCAGATTTGA
- a CDS encoding carbohydrate ABC transporter permease, which produces MTLAADDRRLNDMRAAQTAVERRDRMFGWLIASPSLGLLLLVILFPVLWALYTSVHDYTLIAPNFDTFNGLDNYVKALGDPEFRHTLWLTAFFVAAVVLLEFALGFLIALMLNTVERFKSVYYAILLCPLLMNPVIVGLIWRMFLHPTLGIVNYLLSLVGIDPVNWLGSTKVALWTIIMVDIWHQVSFMIVLLLAGLSALPREPYEAARVDGASALRSFWHITLPLMLPVIAVTLLIRLIFAVKTYDLVYIMTRGGPGVATDLVSYFIYRTAFVGLNIGEASAMSAILLAVILALTAWLHRYMRSLT; this is translated from the coding sequence ATGACCCTGGCCGCGGACGACAGACGATTGAACGACATGCGCGCGGCACAGACGGCGGTTGAGCGGCGCGACCGCATGTTCGGCTGGCTCATCGCGTCGCCGAGCCTCGGTCTGCTGCTCCTGGTCATACTCTTCCCGGTCTTATGGGCGCTATATACCAGCGTGCACGACTACACGCTGATCGCGCCAAATTTCGACACCTTCAACGGCCTGGACAACTATGTGAAGGCGCTTGGCGATCCCGAATTCCGCCATACGCTTTGGTTGACGGCTTTTTTCGTCGCCGCCGTCGTGCTGCTGGAATTCGCGCTCGGCTTCCTCATCGCCTTGATGCTGAACACGGTCGAGCGCTTTAAATCCGTCTATTACGCTATTCTCCTCTGTCCGCTCCTGATGAACCCGGTGATCGTCGGCCTCATCTGGCGCATGTTCCTGCATCCCACCTTGGGCATCGTGAACTATCTCTTGAGCCTCGTCGGCATTGATCCGGTGAACTGGCTCGGTAGCACCAAGGTCGCGCTGTGGACGATCATCATGGTGGACATCTGGCACCAGGTCTCCTTCATGATCGTGCTGCTGCTGGCCGGCCTGTCCGCCTTGCCGCGCGAGCCCTATGAGGCGGCGCGGGTCGATGGCGCCTCGGCGCTGCGCTCATTCTGGCACATCACCTTGCCGCTGATGCTGCCGGTCATCGCCGTGACCCTGCTGATCCGGCTCATCTTCGCGGTCAAGACCTATGACCTCGTCTATATCATGACGCGCGGCGGTCCAGGTGTGGCGACCGATCTCGTCAGCTACTTCATCTATCGCACCGCTTTCGTCGGCCTCAATATCGGCGAGGCCTCGGCCATGTCCGCGATACTGCTCGCCGTGATCCTGGCGCTGACTGCCTGGCTCCACCGCTATATGCGCTCCTTGACCTGA
- a CDS encoding carbohydrate ABC transporter permease, whose product MKRVVARVLPHIILCAFSLMILMPLLWILRVSFTDRLTAYKIPPEIGTVGLMNYVEIFARYPFAGWFLNSLLIALGATAVALPLATALAYAFARFNTGGTFLRLGVLASQMLPPIILVLPLFGMFLLAGLMQSRTGLVIAHLTISLPFLSWMLVSFFEGDVARLEEAARVDGATRWQAFRYIAVPVAAPGILAAGLLGFILSWNEFLFALVLSGPNSQTLPVGLAALETHAGVEIAPLAAATVVSLMPVFALLPFLRKHLIKGLSLGALK is encoded by the coding sequence ATGAAGAGGGTCGTCGCGAGGGTTCTGCCGCACATTATTCTATGTGCCTTCTCCCTCATGATCCTGATGCCGTTGCTGTGGATCCTGCGGGTGAGCTTCACCGACCGGCTCACCGCCTACAAGATTCCGCCCGAGATCGGCACCGTCGGTCTCATGAACTATGTCGAAATCTTCGCGCGCTATCCCTTTGCCGGCTGGTTCCTCAACAGCCTGCTCATCGCGCTGGGCGCTACCGCCGTTGCCCTGCCGCTCGCCACGGCGCTCGCTTATGCCTTCGCGCGCTTCAATACCGGCGGCACCTTCCTGCGCCTGGGCGTGCTCGCCAGCCAGATGCTGCCGCCGATCATCCTGGTCCTGCCGCTCTTCGGCATGTTCCTACTGGCCGGTCTCATGCAGAGCCGCACCGGCCTCGTCATCGCCCATCTCACCATTTCACTGCCCTTCCTGTCCTGGATGCTGGTCTCCTTCTTCGAAGGCGACGTCGCGAGGCTCGAAGAGGCAGCGCGTGTCGATGGCGCCACACGCTGGCAGGCATTCCGCTATATAGCCGTGCCTGTCGCCGCCCCCGGCATATTGGCGGCCGGCCTTCTGGGATTCATTCTGAGCTGGAACGAGTTCCTCTTCGCGCTTGTGCTTTCCGGGCCCAACAGCCAGACGCTGCCGGTCGGGCTCGCAGCACTCGAGACCCATGCCGGTGTCGAGATAGCACCTCTCGCAGCCGCCACCGTCGTGTCGCTGATGCCGGTCTTCGCGCTCCTGCCGTTCCTGCGCAAGCATCTCATCAAAGGTCTTTCACTTGGAGCCCTCAAGTGA